The Congregibacter litoralis KT71 genome contains a region encoding:
- a CDS encoding DUF4136 domain-containing protein, translating to MRASLRVAVMVLTAYLLNGCASTDLEAVSDYDTSFAFDKVQRLAILPIDRTSAAEKLISDLQVDRINDALTEELRSRGYEVVENRADADVYLAWHLVTREKTDIRAYNAASAYNCWRCGPPVSDVSVRQYVEGTFIVDLIDPARNRSVWRSTIQSTLKSKPDPDDAARKRAVAAKAVLAPFPPEWSPPGER from the coding sequence ATGCGTGCATCCCTTCGCGTGGCCGTTATGGTGCTCACGGCCTATTTACTGAACGGCTGTGCCAGCACGGATCTGGAGGCGGTGAGCGACTACGATACGAGCTTTGCCTTTGACAAGGTGCAGCGCCTTGCGATTCTCCCCATTGATCGGACATCGGCGGCGGAAAAACTCATCAGCGATCTGCAGGTGGATCGCATCAACGATGCGCTCACCGAGGAGCTGCGGTCGCGAGGCTACGAGGTGGTTGAAAACCGGGCAGACGCGGATGTTTACCTGGCCTGGCACCTGGTGACCCGTGAGAAAACGGATATTCGCGCCTACAACGCGGCCAGCGCCTACAACTGCTGGCGCTGTGGTCCCCCGGTATCGGATGTGAGTGTCCGTCAATACGTCGAGGGTACGTTTATTGTCGATCTTATCGATCCCGCGCGAAACCGCTCCGTTTGGCGGTCAACGATACAGTCGACGCTGAAGAGCAAGCCGGACCCCGATGATGCGGCTCGGAAGCGTGCCGTTGCGGCAAAGGCCGTTCTGGCGCCGTTTCCGCCGGAGTGGAGCCCTCCGGGTGAGCGGTAA
- a CDS encoding tetratricopeptide repeat protein — MMKFTHRQPTLLKEKPLNKALKTAPVIGVVLLMLNGLPAAVGATDTAAAEAEALASEEAARDALMGDVRAYLKRIEAQESSDGAFAPGLTEDLLGLGLALQRNGDHEQAVRIFKRGIHLSRINEGLYSRRQLALLEGEIASHIALGALSEADERQRYLYRVQAKTLSDVTRGQALMEHALWQRQAYEAGIGEDPFARLVNMWSLYRFALSEFAKVEGETSPMLLPPLYGMLRAQYMLSGFVGETTSGRYRTGGVYGDEESRQIGYRSQSYKHGNAVIRAIYDIQVAQSDVTLKDTAEVLLLLGDWQYWHGKRAEALDTYAQLYGELEETEAAQALREQLFASPQPLPGLAGVRALPQHSGEQEGRLLLEFGVSERGRVMDVVRLDDHMHNDEKAGDIINRLRRTPFRPRIDDGLPVETEGLRWAYDTSAW, encoded by the coding sequence ATGATGAAGTTCACCCATCGACAACCTACATTGTTGAAAGAGAAGCCTCTAAACAAGGCGTTGAAGACGGCGCCTGTCATCGGCGTGGTGCTCCTCATGTTGAACGGCCTTCCCGCAGCGGTGGGCGCTACGGACACGGCGGCAGCAGAGGCGGAGGCCCTTGCCAGTGAGGAAGCGGCCCGGGACGCACTCATGGGCGATGTGCGCGCCTACCTCAAACGCATCGAAGCCCAGGAAAGCAGCGATGGCGCCTTTGCGCCGGGGCTCACGGAAGATCTGCTGGGTCTGGGGTTGGCGCTCCAGCGCAACGGCGACCACGAGCAGGCCGTGAGGATCTTCAAACGGGGAATACATCTTTCGCGTATCAACGAAGGCCTGTACAGCCGTCGCCAGCTGGCCTTGCTTGAGGGAGAAATCGCCAGCCACATTGCCCTTGGCGCGCTTTCCGAAGCCGACGAACGGCAACGCTATCTTTACCGTGTTCAGGCCAAAACACTCTCGGATGTGACCCGGGGCCAGGCGTTGATGGAACACGCGTTGTGGCAGCGCCAGGCCTACGAGGCGGGCATTGGTGAGGATCCCTTCGCGCGCCTCGTCAACATGTGGAGCCTCTACCGCTTTGCACTCAGTGAGTTCGCCAAGGTGGAGGGCGAGACCTCACCCATGTTGCTGCCGCCGCTCTACGGCATGCTCCGGGCCCAGTACATGCTCAGCGGCTTTGTGGGCGAGACCACCAGCGGCCGGTATCGCACAGGCGGGGTTTATGGCGATGAGGAGTCCCGGCAGATTGGCTATCGCAGCCAAAGTTACAAGCATGGCAACGCGGTGATTCGGGCCATCTACGACATCCAGGTCGCCCAAAGTGATGTAACGCTGAAGGATACGGCGGAGGTCCTGTTGCTTCTGGGTGACTGGCAATACTGGCACGGCAAACGCGCCGAAGCCCTGGACACCTACGCCCAACTTTATGGGGAACTTGAAGAGACGGAGGCTGCCCAAGCCTTAAGAGAGCAGCTCTTCGCAAGCCCTCAGCCTCTGCCCGGGCTCGCGGGTGTCCGAGCCCTGCCTCAGCACTCAGGGGAGCAGGAGGGGCGTTTGCTGCTAGAATTCGGGGTTTCCGAGCGCGGACGGGTCATGGATGTCGTTCGTCTCGATGACCACATGCACAACGACGAAAAGGCGGGCGACATTATCAATCGCTTGAGACGAACGCCGTTCCGGCCACGTATAGACGATGGCTTGCCGGTAGAAACAGAGGGACTGCGCTGGGCTTATGATACTTCCGCATGGTGA
- the pdxH gene encoding pyridoxamine 5'-phosphate oxidase: MSGNFESYRREYTAGGLTAEDLCESPIAQFERWLEQSVNAGLSDPTAMALSTIDGAGQPWQRIVLLKGLSDDGFVFYTNFGSDKAKAMDANDKVSLLFPWNELDRQVIVGGTAKRMSLAESATYFLSRPRESQIAAWASRQSRPIAKRALLEAEVRKLRGRFAEGEVPVPDFWGGYRIQPERIEFWQGGEHRLHDRFRYERGGDGGWQVTQLQP; the protein is encoded by the coding sequence GTGAGCGGTAATTTCGAAAGTTATCGGCGGGAGTACACCGCCGGCGGACTGACGGCCGAGGACTTGTGTGAGTCACCCATCGCCCAGTTTGAACGCTGGCTGGAGCAGTCCGTGAATGCGGGACTGTCCGATCCCACCGCCATGGCACTGTCCACCATCGACGGTGCGGGGCAGCCCTGGCAGCGTATCGTGCTGCTCAAGGGGCTGTCCGATGATGGTTTTGTGTTCTATACCAACTTCGGCAGTGACAAAGCGAAGGCTATGGACGCCAACGACAAGGTGTCTCTGCTGTTTCCCTGGAACGAGCTGGATCGCCAGGTGATCGTGGGCGGGACAGCAAAACGCATGAGCCTGGCTGAATCGGCCACCTATTTTCTATCCCGGCCCCGGGAGAGCCAGATCGCGGCCTGGGCCTCCCGCCAGAGCCGACCCATCGCTAAGAGAGCGCTTCTAGAAGCGGAGGTGCGCAAGCTGCGAGGCAGGTTTGCCGAGGGTGAGGTGCCTGTGCCGGATTTCTGGGGTGGCTATCGTATCCAGCCCGAACGCATTGAATTCTGGCAGGGGGGCGAGCATCGCCTCCACGATCGCTTTCGCTACGAGCGCGGCGGCGATGGTGGCTGGCAGGTGACGCAGTTACAGCCCTGA
- a CDS encoding tetratricopeptide repeat protein — protein sequence MTEQYQRVQPTPFDAPESTPAAASTAPEARPPWLLPAFGGLAVLALVVIFVLPAWVESRGTNVDPAAREAASGSTPAAASDRAPSPQEAALADGNAASPFADARAAKARAEAQDLLAELLDVQENLKERGAEEWAADAMTGIAEEALAGDELYRERAFDEAITRYQDALTAALALEQSLPQRFEAQITSAREAIETFDKDAAATALDLAEKLKPGAPETASLRKRFEVLPSVTEDYTAASDAEATGDLDSAVTRMESAATNDSAHERVASELNRLRAALTEQRFNTAMSEGYAALDEADFETAQGRFERAGKLYPGSSEAAAALQELSSARTAATLQRLQNRSNSLLADEDWNAAIKVFEEALAIDQSLRFAREGLLVARPRAQAEKELTAIVEKPERLVDDAILREAQNAVTRARSLDDRGPRLSAQIEAAQDVLAVASTPLPVTLRSDGLTEVTVYKVARLGLFNQEQLKLRPGQYTAVGSRRGYRDARVVFTVAPGNLSEVYVACTEAI from the coding sequence GTGACAGAGCAGTACCAGCGGGTTCAGCCCACACCCTTTGATGCACCGGAATCCACACCGGCAGCCGCCTCCACAGCGCCGGAGGCTCGCCCGCCGTGGCTCCTTCCCGCTTTCGGGGGCCTTGCTGTGCTGGCGCTGGTCGTGATTTTTGTATTGCCCGCCTGGGTGGAGTCCCGGGGCACCAACGTCGATCCGGCGGCCAGGGAAGCAGCCTCGGGATCGACACCCGCCGCGGCCTCGGACAGGGCGCCCTCGCCTCAAGAGGCAGCCCTCGCAGACGGCAACGCAGCCTCTCCCTTTGCCGATGCCCGGGCAGCAAAAGCCCGCGCCGAGGCCCAGGATCTGCTGGCGGAGTTACTGGACGTGCAGGAGAATCTCAAGGAGCGCGGCGCCGAAGAGTGGGCAGCCGATGCAATGACGGGCATCGCCGAGGAGGCCCTTGCCGGTGATGAACTCTACCGCGAGCGGGCCTTTGACGAGGCCATCACCCGCTATCAGGACGCCCTGACGGCGGCCCTGGCCCTCGAGCAGTCTCTGCCGCAACGCTTCGAGGCGCAGATCACCAGCGCCCGGGAAGCCATCGAGACCTTCGACAAAGATGCTGCAGCAACGGCACTGGACCTCGCCGAGAAACTGAAGCCCGGGGCACCGGAGACCGCCTCGCTCCGCAAGAGGTTTGAGGTACTCCCCTCGGTAACGGAAGACTACACTGCGGCCTCGGACGCGGAAGCAACCGGTGACCTCGACAGTGCCGTCACGCGCATGGAAAGCGCTGCGACGAACGACAGCGCCCATGAGCGCGTCGCCAGCGAACTGAACAGACTGAGGGCTGCACTGACGGAGCAACGCTTTAACACCGCCATGTCAGAAGGCTATGCGGCACTGGACGAGGCGGACTTTGAAACGGCACAGGGGCGCTTTGAACGGGCCGGCAAGCTGTACCCGGGCTCCTCCGAAGCCGCAGCGGCATTGCAGGAGCTATCGTCGGCACGCACCGCCGCCACGCTCCAACGACTACAAAACCGCAGCAACAGTCTCCTTGCAGACGAGGACTGGAACGCGGCCATCAAAGTGTTTGAAGAGGCCCTGGCTATTGATCAAAGCTTGCGGTTTGCCCGCGAGGGATTGCTGGTTGCCAGGCCCCGGGCGCAGGCAGAAAAAGAGCTTACGGCAATAGTCGAAAAACCCGAGCGCCTCGTGGATGACGCGATTTTACGGGAAGCCCAAAACGCCGTTACCCGCGCCCGCTCCCTTGACGATCGGGGGCCCCGCCTCAGCGCACAGATCGAAGCCGCTCAGGATGTGCTGGCGGTGGCCAGCACTCCCCTGCCCGTCACCCTGCGCTCCGATGGCCTCACGGAAGTCACGGTGTACAAGGTGGCGCGTCTCGGATTGTTTAACCAGGAGCAACTGAAGCTGCGTCCCGGGCAGTACACCGCCGTAGGCTCACGCCGGGGGTATCGGGATGCGCGCGTGGTGTTTACCGTTGCCCCGGGAAACCTCTCTGAGGTGTATGTTGCCTGTACTGAGGCCATCTGA
- a CDS encoding ParA family protein: MKRVVFNQKGGVGKTSITCNLAAIDASLGRKTLVIDLDVQGNTTHYLVGEIDAEAFPAEAQGVSGLFKQTVGSRRMSRNPDAFVWETPYENLFLMPSSPLLSELERELEARYKIYKLRDALIKLEDEYDRVYIDTPPNFNFYSKSALIAANSVLIPFDCDSFARQSLYALMDNIAELQEDHNEDLVVEGIVINQFNSQARLPGELVAELEDEGYPVIPTFLNSSVKMKESHYQHRPLIDLAPSHKLTQQYLELHAALDKG, translated from the coding sequence ATGAAGCGTGTGGTTTTCAATCAGAAGGGCGGGGTGGGTAAAACCAGCATCACCTGTAACCTCGCTGCCATCGATGCAAGTCTTGGCCGAAAGACCCTGGTGATTGATCTGGATGTTCAGGGCAACACGACGCACTATCTGGTTGGCGAAATCGACGCGGAGGCTTTTCCGGCGGAAGCGCAGGGTGTGTCGGGGCTCTTCAAGCAAACGGTGGGGTCCCGGCGCATGAGCCGTAATCCCGACGCCTTTGTCTGGGAAACACCCTACGAGAACCTGTTTCTCATGCCCTCCAGTCCTCTGTTATCGGAGCTTGAGCGCGAGCTTGAGGCCCGTTACAAAATTTACAAGCTCCGGGACGCCCTCATCAAGCTTGAGGACGAATATGACCGGGTGTACATCGACACGCCGCCAAACTTCAATTTCTATTCGAAATCAGCGTTGATCGCAGCAAATAGCGTCTTAATACCCTTCGATTGCGATAGTTTTGCTCGCCAGAGTCTTTACGCGCTCATGGATAACATTGCCGAACTCCAGGAGGATCACAATGAAGATCTGGTAGTGGAGGGCATCGTGATCAACCAGTTCAATAGCCAGGCGCGATTGCCCGGGGAACTGGTCGCTGAGCTTGAGGACGAGGGTTACCCGGTGATCCCGACCTTTCTCAACAGTTCCGTGAAGATGAAAGAGTCCCATTACCAGCACCGGCCCCTCATCGATCTTGCGCCCTCGCACAAACTGACCCAGCAATATCTCGAGCTGCACGCGGCCCTCGATAAGGGGTAG
- a CDS encoding CinA family nicotinamide mononucleotide deamidase-related protein, which produces MAQTPRVQLLLTGDELMSGDTVDSNSALIARELSGLGLTPCRRVTLGDDRDALAREMAALADDADVLIVNGGLGPTIDDLTAAVLGEVAGHGLEEHPDALDHLEIWCKKRNLLLNDANRKQAMLPAGCTIIPNPVGSAVGFSLVVNNCLIMCTPGVPGELRAMLPVMVQRLREEFGITLQKDVLRLQTFGLGESTAQQLLVDNHPDWPPEVVLSFRAGAPQLEIKLSITRAEDRPRRDQCYEWLKALFGDHIIGEGDTRIAEAVIDQARDAGLTITCAESCTGGMIASMLTQIAGASDVFPGGFVTYSNALKESILGVPAETLKSEGAVSEATVKAMVRGALDASGADLAVAVSGIAGPGGGSNDKPVGTVWLAWGDRDAVETVCLCWPVERVLFQTMVAAAGLDVLRRKLAGIQNQSRYFDQRRLR; this is translated from the coding sequence ATGGCCCAAACGCCCCGTGTGCAGCTATTGCTCACCGGTGACGAACTCATGAGCGGCGATACCGTGGACTCGAATTCGGCGCTTATTGCCCGCGAACTTTCGGGACTGGGGCTCACCCCCTGCCGTCGGGTAACCCTGGGTGACGACCGCGACGCCCTGGCTCGGGAAATGGCTGCGTTAGCGGATGATGCAGACGTACTGATCGTCAACGGCGGCCTGGGGCCCACCATCGATGACCTCACCGCGGCGGTGCTTGGGGAAGTCGCAGGCCATGGACTGGAGGAACACCCCGACGCTCTCGATCATCTGGAGATATGGTGTAAAAAACGCAACCTGCTGCTCAACGACGCCAACCGCAAGCAGGCGATGCTGCCGGCAGGGTGCACGATCATACCCAACCCCGTGGGCAGCGCCGTGGGCTTTTCCCTGGTCGTCAACAACTGCCTGATTATGTGCACCCCCGGCGTGCCGGGAGAGCTGCGGGCCATGTTGCCCGTCATGGTCCAGCGTCTGCGGGAGGAGTTCGGTATCACCCTGCAAAAGGATGTCCTGCGCCTGCAAACCTTCGGTCTGGGGGAGTCCACGGCGCAGCAGCTCCTTGTGGATAATCATCCGGACTGGCCGCCGGAGGTTGTGCTCAGTTTTCGGGCGGGCGCACCTCAGCTGGAAATAAAGCTCAGCATTACCCGTGCCGAGGATCGCCCCCGGCGTGATCAGTGTTATGAGTGGCTGAAGGCCCTGTTTGGCGATCACATTATTGGCGAGGGCGATACGCGCATTGCCGAGGCCGTGATTGATCAGGCAAGAGACGCCGGCCTCACAATCACCTGCGCGGAGTCCTGCACCGGCGGCATGATCGCCTCAATGCTCACGCAAATCGCCGGCGCCTCGGATGTTTTTCCCGGCGGCTTTGTCACCTATTCCAACGCCTTAAAAGAGTCCATTCTTGGCGTTCCCGCTGAGACCCTCAAATCTGAGGGCGCCGTGAGCGAAGCCACGGTAAAGGCCATGGTTCGCGGTGCGTTGGATGCCTCGGGGGCTGATCTTGCCGTCGCCGTCTCAGGGATTGCGGGGCCCGGCGGGGGCAGTAACGACAAGCCCGTAGGAACCGTATGGCTAGCCTGGGGGGACCGGGATGCGGTGGAAACCGTGTGCCTTTGCTGGCCCGTCGAGCGCGTCTTGTTTCAGACCATGGTCGCAGCGGCGGGTCTCGATGTGCTGCGGCGAAAGCTGGCGGGCATCCAAAATCAATCCCGCTATTTTGACCAGCGACGTCTGCGTTAG
- a CDS encoding transglutaminase domain-containing protein produces MTSLLLMLLAGCTTAPQWAFDLRDVPPLKLDGQLYSYDPDSPDLKDPGILQVTPEMREFVEAYTGDSNNSHNKLMSLHRAIKGQGALAMHYDPFADGTAAQAFARGSANCLSYAHMFTALAREAGLNARYQWIEVRPEWHRMGERVAVRLHVNVQVKMRDSTEYMVDIDPLNRNEVAGARLMSDREGFALYYNNLAMNALADDRPVFAWKQLVRGLHQAPGLSQLWVNLGAIYRYAGQYPEAEQAYFHALEIDDSDRSAMNNLVVLYELQGRSNEQHYWEDRLERYRNLNPYYHASLGDVAMEEEDWETAYDHYAEAAKMQPDDGLLIYSKGLAAHQLGKIDEAEHLISRAIEKAAFQVEKQRYRVQLKIIREEQAAAL; encoded by the coding sequence GTGACATCGCTCCTGCTGATGCTGCTGGCCGGCTGCACCACCGCGCCCCAGTGGGCCTTTGATCTGCGGGACGTGCCGCCCCTGAAGCTGGACGGTCAACTCTACAGCTATGATCCGGATAGCCCCGACCTGAAAGACCCGGGTATCCTGCAAGTTACCCCGGAAATGCGGGAATTCGTCGAGGCCTACACCGGGGACTCCAACAACTCCCATAACAAATTGATGTCCCTCCATCGCGCCATCAAAGGGCAGGGCGCCCTGGCCATGCACTACGACCCCTTCGCCGATGGGACCGCCGCGCAGGCCTTTGCCCGCGGTTCGGCCAACTGCCTGAGCTATGCCCACATGTTCACGGCTCTGGCGCGGGAGGCCGGCCTCAATGCCCGGTACCAATGGATTGAGGTCCGCCCCGAGTGGCATCGCATGGGGGAGCGGGTCGCCGTGCGACTGCACGTCAACGTGCAGGTGAAAATGCGCGATTCGACGGAGTACATGGTCGACATCGATCCCCTGAACCGGAATGAGGTGGCCGGCGCGCGACTCATGAGTGATCGGGAGGGTTTTGCTCTCTACTACAACAATCTCGCCATGAATGCCCTGGCGGATGACAGGCCGGTCTTTGCCTGGAAGCAGCTTGTCCGGGGGCTCCACCAAGCCCCGGGCCTTTCCCAGCTTTGGGTGAATCTGGGTGCGATTTATCGCTACGCAGGTCAGTACCCTGAGGCGGAGCAGGCCTATTTTCATGCCCTGGAGATCGATGATAGCGATCGTTCGGCAATGAACAATCTGGTGGTGCTCTATGAGCTTCAGGGTCGCAGCAATGAACAGCACTACTGGGAAGATCGTCTCGAGCGCTACCGCAATCTCAATCCCTACTACCACGCCAGTCTTGGCGATGTCGCCATGGAGGAGGAGGACTGGGAAACCGCTTACGATCATTACGCCGAGGCCGCCAAAATGCAGCCCGACGACGGGCTCCTGATCTACAGCAAGGGTTTGGCGGCGCACCAGCTGGGTAAGATCGACGAGGCGGAGCACCTCATCTCCCGCGCCATCGAGAAAGCCGCGTTCCAGGTGGAGAAACAGCGCTACCGCGTGCAGTTGAAAATCATCCGCGAGGAGCAGGCTGCAGCACTCTGA
- a CDS encoding PEGA domain-containing protein, with protein sequence MSEEKPRSIQAAAFEPLDPTAVEKKARIPASRWLLIAAVLLFLMALWFLLTARSLEISVVAEEDADLELAGLVLPFGDRFLLRSGTYALTVTAPGYHPYESDIQVSKDATQRQEVILQPLPGRLTIATTPAGAALSVDDEALGVTPLTDLPLEAGSRTLRLELPRYLPLSQVIDVTGRNVQQRLDLSLDPAWAEVSIASDPPGAELLVDGTPVGKTPGTFEILQGEHELALTRPGFAREDFTLTSEAGVAQDLGTVELTPATGVLTLTSTPNGANVSVDGEFAGQTPLEIELSPNTDHRISLSRAGYRRASDTVRMEAGARRARSVSLKPLLGDVLVKVSPAEAELLVNGKPVGRGTQTLSLPAVVQRIEARLDGYESSKRSVTPRPGLEQLIELTLLTPEAARKARLTPTITTALGQTLVLMNPLDSPRNEFSMGASRRDPGRRANEVLHPVRLERPFYFQNQEVTNAQFRQFQASHNSGQIEGNSLNREHQPVAQVSWQQAASFCNWLSRREGLTPFYQEQQGIIIGFNPDALGYRLPTEAEWAWVARLKGEELQRFTWGEEFPPKKAVENVADNSSAYVTGRVLNGYDDGYVVAAPVGSFAANERGIFDLGGNVSEWIHDVYTIPASSGVVTTDPLGGQRGDNYVIRGASWALGRLPELRLSYRDYGQAGRDDVGFRIARYAE encoded by the coding sequence ATGAGTGAGGAAAAACCCAGAAGTATTCAGGCTGCGGCTTTTGAACCCCTGGACCCCACTGCCGTCGAGAAAAAAGCCCGAATCCCTGCCTCGCGCTGGCTATTGATCGCGGCTGTGCTGTTGTTCCTGATGGCTCTGTGGTTTTTGCTCACCGCACGCTCCCTGGAAATTTCCGTGGTAGCCGAAGAAGACGCAGACCTCGAACTTGCAGGGCTGGTGCTGCCCTTCGGCGACCGCTTCCTGCTGCGTTCGGGCACCTATGCGCTGACAGTCACGGCACCCGGCTATCATCCCTACGAAAGCGATATCCAGGTCTCAAAAGACGCGACCCAGCGCCAGGAAGTCATACTTCAACCCCTCCCCGGTCGCCTGACCATCGCCACCACGCCGGCGGGCGCAGCGCTTTCTGTGGATGATGAAGCCCTCGGTGTGACACCGCTGACCGATCTCCCCCTGGAAGCCGGAAGCCGTACCTTACGCCTCGAGCTCCCCCGCTATCTCCCCCTGAGCCAGGTTATCGATGTCACGGGCCGCAACGTCCAGCAGCGTCTTGATCTGTCTCTGGATCCCGCCTGGGCCGAGGTCAGCATCGCCAGCGACCCACCCGGGGCTGAACTTCTGGTGGACGGTACCCCCGTGGGCAAGACCCCGGGTACCTTCGAAATCCTCCAGGGAGAGCACGAACTCGCATTGACGCGGCCGGGCTTTGCGCGAGAGGACTTCACCCTCACATCGGAAGCGGGGGTGGCGCAGGATCTCGGCACGGTGGAGCTCACACCGGCTACGGGTGTCCTGACGCTGACTAGCACACCGAATGGGGCCAACGTCAGTGTCGACGGGGAATTCGCCGGGCAGACGCCTCTGGAAATCGAACTCTCACCGAACACAGACCACCGTATCAGTCTCTCCCGGGCGGGTTACCGGCGCGCCAGCGATACGGTGCGCATGGAAGCGGGGGCCCGACGAGCTCGCAGCGTCAGCCTCAAGCCCCTCCTGGGCGATGTTTTAGTCAAGGTCAGCCCCGCGGAGGCCGAGTTACTGGTGAACGGTAAGCCTGTGGGCCGCGGCACTCAGACCCTGTCCCTGCCCGCGGTTGTCCAGCGCATCGAAGCGCGGCTGGATGGCTACGAGAGCAGCAAGCGCAGCGTCACACCCAGACCCGGTCTGGAGCAACTCATTGAGCTCACGCTCCTCACCCCCGAAGCCGCACGCAAGGCGCGCCTGACCCCCACCATCACCACCGCCCTGGGCCAGACCCTGGTGCTCATGAATCCTCTGGACTCTCCGCGCAATGAGTTTTCCATGGGCGCGTCCCGCAGAGATCCGGGACGCAGGGCCAACGAGGTGCTGCATCCTGTGCGCCTGGAGCGACCTTTCTATTTTCAGAACCAGGAAGTCACCAACGCACAGTTCCGACAGTTTCAGGCCTCGCACAACTCTGGTCAGATTGAGGGCAACAGCCTGAACCGTGAACACCAGCCCGTGGCCCAGGTGAGTTGGCAACAGGCGGCGTCATTTTGTAACTGGCTCAGCCGTCGGGAGGGCCTCACGCCCTTTTATCAGGAACAGCAGGGCATCATCATCGGATTCAATCCCGACGCCCTGGGCTACCGCCTGCCCACGGAGGCGGAATGGGCCTGGGTGGCACGCCTCAAGGGCGAGGAACTCCAGCGCTTCACCTGGGGCGAGGAATTCCCGCCCAAGAAAGCTGTCGAAAATGTTGCGGACAATAGCTCCGCCTATGTGACGGGCCGGGTGCTTAACGGTTATGACGACGGCTATGTGGTCGCTGCCCCCGTGGGAAGCTTTGCGGCAAACGAACGCGGTATCTTTGATCTCGGGGGCAATGTCTCGGAGTGGATTCATGACGTGTACACCATCCCCGCATCCAGTGGCGTCGTGACGACGGACCCCCTGGGCGGCCAACGGGGAGACAATTACGTAATCCGCGGTGCAAGCTGGGCCCTGGGAAGACTTCCCGAGCTGCGCCTGTCCTACCGCGATTATGGGCAGGCGGGGCGGGATGACGTAGGATTTCGCATCGCCCGTTACGCGGAGTAA
- a CDS encoding GAF domain-containing protein, giving the protein MNDVATLGAAESPEPLLSLSEARQQLLGLLAGEDDLIANAANTAAFLNTLLSDINWLGFYFLKDDVLVLGPFQGNPACVRIPVGRGVCGTCVATGVIQRVDDVHAFPGHIACDIRSRSELVVPIQAQGRIVGVLDIDSPSVARFRQEDQDFVEALADVFTRHQFGQG; this is encoded by the coding sequence ATGAACGATGTCGCTACACTTGGCGCGGCCGAATCCCCAGAGCCGCTACTGTCTTTGTCCGAGGCCCGTCAGCAACTGCTGGGACTCCTGGCGGGGGAAGACGATCTCATCGCCAATGCCGCCAACACGGCGGCGTTTTTGAACACGCTCCTGTCGGACATCAACTGGCTGGGGTTCTACTTCCTCAAGGACGATGTACTGGTGCTGGGCCCCTTTCAGGGGAACCCCGCCTGTGTCCGTATTCCCGTCGGTCGTGGCGTTTGCGGTACCTGTGTGGCCACGGGTGTTATCCAGCGCGTCGATGATGTGCACGCATTCCCCGGCCATATCGCCTGCGACATCCGCTCGCGCTCCGAGCTTGTGGTGCCCATTCAGGCTCAGGGCAGGATCGTTGGCGTTCTTGATATTGACAGTCCTTCCGTTGCCCGCTTCCGCCAGGAAGATCAGGATTTTGTCGAGGCTCTTGCCGATGTGTTTACCCGTCATCAGTTTGGTCAGGGCTAA